A stretch of Candidatus Hydrogenedentota bacterium DNA encodes these proteins:
- a CDS encoding sigma-70 family RNA polymerase sigma factor, which produces MPLDDTALLERWKTRRDAEAFDEIVRRFADQVFGTCRRILRNDADAEEVAQECFLLLVRSGGEVRTSLGGWLHRAATTRSLDRIRHEARRRARESAYERHAPKATEASWDDIQEHVDAAINQLPESTRDMIVAHFLGRKTHEEIAEELGMNRRAVSQRIQRGLDTIRRDFARRGIALSAAALGPLLADNFSSAAPLSLKASLGKLAIAAGTAGSGAGGTAATTSLIGSLLIMKMKLVALALIVGMVAGGVYWGMPRANDSPKSDPIPEIMLADRMEPSIPTSSGEVAKAETVPTASESDGAMPSLEDLLALSQAKLEEVLEQYPEIADPAQFASVSGTVVDTNGYPIDGAYVYVMPERGWGSFPDTEGRLRSAISGADGRYAIEGIDRSGFYAVGASKYGYADQRVKPALEIAPGARKSEIDFVLDSGVQLEGVILSSSGKPVPSAVVQCIGTAARDMVSLGQENTTVTDTKGEFTLGFPKDHTDYVAALRVHAGKNGQATFAGVPIDSGRRETLRMMPPAIIQGTLTSDRGEPVPHGRISFGGQRKISAAPDDPPGTWGMPLSSGFFTAQCDSEGRYAVAVDAGIEFRAQVGDENIRMTMKRPLVAALASGEIRAYDVTVATMTIQIKGKILGQQSGIPVDVLGGFRVSVVTDTAIHMDAQTHSAFSLSFPLAEGRYQLQARYEFNDFAAGPRSEPVDLSSDGKNYIELVVPDPQVFTLRAVDGNGNPVEGARVNVMTSTIENYQTNELTNADGRIDGPITMPPDCGARLWLEKPGYAPAWGAIHENQSPGTIQAEDLIVLTASAGFEGELADAEGNPVANAELSITLTSPRGQSWPLETTTDGEGHFTVVDQAPAEVVDIEIVIKPQPGPVEFRVGNDVVTLPSPIGSEPFEPDLRVWSAEQIALEAKTITDLGNMSLVEEGPQDE; this is translated from the coding sequence ATGCCCCTGGATGACACCGCCCTGCTGGAACGCTGGAAAACCCGGCGCGATGCCGAAGCCTTCGACGAGATCGTTCGCCGATTCGCCGATCAGGTTTTCGGCACCTGTCGGCGCATTCTGCGCAACGACGCCGACGCCGAAGAGGTGGCGCAGGAGTGTTTTCTCCTCCTCGTCCGCTCCGGCGGCGAGGTGCGCACGTCCCTCGGCGGCTGGCTCCACCGGGCGGCCACGACCCGTAGTCTGGATCGCATCCGCCACGAGGCGCGCCGTCGCGCTCGGGAATCGGCCTACGAGCGACATGCGCCGAAGGCTACCGAAGCCTCGTGGGACGACATCCAGGAGCACGTGGACGCGGCGATCAATCAATTGCCGGAATCCACGCGGGACATGATCGTGGCCCACTTCCTCGGACGCAAGACCCACGAGGAAATCGCGGAGGAACTAGGGATGAATCGCCGGGCGGTCTCCCAGCGGATCCAACGGGGCCTCGATACCATCCGGCGGGATTTTGCCCGACGCGGCATCGCCCTCTCCGCCGCCGCCCTCGGCCCGCTCCTTGCGGACAACTTTTCCTCCGCCGCGCCCCTTTCCTTAAAGGCTTCACTGGGAAAACTCGCCATCGCCGCCGGAACTGCCGGGTCAGGCGCGGGCGGGACCGCCGCAACCACGAGCCTGATAGGGAGCCTGCTGATCATGAAAATGAAACTCGTCGCTTTGGCCCTCATAGTGGGTATGGTAGCCGGAGGCGTTTACTGGGGGATGCCCCGGGCCAACGATTCGCCAAAGTCCGATCCCATTCCTGAAATAATGTTGGCCGATAGGATGGAGCCATCCATACCCACATCAAGCGGCGAGGTCGCCAAGGCGGAGACGGTGCCGACTGCTTCGGAGAGCGATGGCGCCATGCCCTCGTTGGAGGATTTGCTCGCCCTTTCCCAAGCCAAACTGGAGGAAGTGCTGGAACAATACCCCGAGATAGCGGACCCTGCACAGTTCGCATCCGTCTCGGGCACGGTGGTCGATACCAATGGCTATCCCATCGACGGAGCCTATGTGTACGTCATGCCTGAAAGAGGTTGGGGGAGCTTTCCGGACACCGAGGGACGCTTAAGGTCCGCTATCAGTGGTGCGGACGGTCGCTACGCGATAGAGGGCATCGACCGCAGCGGATTCTACGCGGTCGGCGCATCGAAATATGGCTATGCCGATCAGCGGGTGAAACCGGCCTTGGAGATAGCGCCGGGTGCTCGGAAGAGCGAGATCGACTTTGTCTTGGATTCTGGCGTCCAACTGGAAGGGGTTATCCTCAGTAGCTCAGGCAAACCTGTGCCCAGCGCCGTGGTGCAATGCATCGGTACTGCGGCGCGCGATATGGTCTCGCTGGGCCAAGAGAATACCACCGTAACGGATACGAAGGGTGAATTTACCTTGGGCTTCCCGAAGGACCATACCGATTATGTCGCGGCCTTGCGTGTACATGCCGGGAAGAATGGCCAAGCGACTTTCGCTGGTGTTCCCATCGACAGCGGTCGGCGCGAGACACTTCGCATGATGCCACCCGCCATTATTCAGGGGACGCTTACATCGGATAGGGGAGAGCCTGTTCCCCATGGCCGTATCTCATTCGGAGGCCAGAGGAAAATCTCCGCGGCACCCGACGATCCGCCGGGGACGTGGGGAATGCCGCTTTCTTCGGGATTCTTTACCGCGCAATGCGATTCGGAAGGTCGGTACGCCGTCGCGGTGGACGCCGGGATCGAGTTCCGCGCGCAAGTCGGGGACGAGAATATTCGGATGACTATGAAACGTCCACTTGTCGCCGCGCTGGCATCGGGCGAAATTCGCGCCTACGACGTAACTGTGGCCACCATGACAATCCAGATAAAAGGCAAAATTCTCGGGCAGCAGTCCGGCATTCCTGTTGATGTGCTTGGCGGCTTTCGTGTTTCGGTCGTCACCGACACAGCCATTCACATGGATGCGCAGACCCATTCCGCTTTCTCGCTCTCATTTCCTTTGGCGGAAGGACGCTACCAGTTGCAGGCGCGTTACGAGTTCAATGATTTTGCAGCGGGCCCCCGCTCGGAACCCGTTGACTTGTCGTCTGATGGTAAAAACTACATTGAGCTTGTCGTACCTGATCCCCAGGTCTTTACCCTCCGCGCCGTGGATGGAAACGGGAACCCCGTCGAAGGTGCGCGCGTGAATGTTATGACCAGCACCATCGAGAACTATCAGACCAACGAGCTGACCAACGCAGATGGCCGCATCGACGGTCCCATCACTATGCCGCCCGATTGCGGTGCCCGCCTGTGGCTTGAAAAACCCGGCTACGCCCCGGCTTGGGGCGCGATCCACGAAAATCAGAGCCCCGGCACGATTCAGGCCGAGGACTTGATCGTGCTCACGGCGAGTGCGGGCTTTGAAGGGGAACTCGCGGACGCGGAGGGCAACCCCGTCGCGAACGCGGAATTGAGCATCACGCTCACCAGCCCACGAGGCCAGAGCTGGCCACTCGAAACGACAACGGATGGCGAAGGGCACTTCACCGTGGTGGATCAGGCCCCGGCCGAAGTCGTGGACATCGAAATTGTGATCAAGCCGCAACCTGGCCCGGTGGAGTTTCGCGTGGGAAATGATGTGGTCACCCTTCCAAGCCCAATTGGAAGCGAGCCTTTCGAGCCCGATCTTCGGGTCTGGAGCGCGGAGCAGATCGCGCTGGAGGCCAAGACGATCACCGACCTGGGGAATATGTCGCTGGTCGAGGAGGGGCCGCAAGATGAATAG
- a CDS encoding FAD-dependent oxidoreductase — protein MQHSDPVNRRRFLKSLGGASAASLGYSVMVQADDLVSPATEAVIPAKPGFEAIAPTAPLKNRIVGELNMTLVELECDLLVAGGGMAGVCAAIAAARHGSKVILVQDRSRLGGNASSEVRMHIVGADHHGNRSGWREGGILEELRLENAMRNPHHAWELFDFMLYDKVISEPNITLILDTFVFGAEVQDGRIVSAAARSDKTEHIYHIKAPYYADCTGDCRLGLEAGAKIRLGHESRAEFNEPLAPEVGGTGTLGSSILFTAKDYGKPMAFTPPTWARKVTKDHLKFRGVGSWEYGYWWIEWGGHIDAIRDNERIRFELLSIVMGVWDYIKNSGDKPESANWAMDWVGMIPGKRASRHLEGPHILTQQDCMGLNPPFDDAACIGGWPFDNHPPTGFDDPEIPPYVSIKIAEVYNIPLRSMFSVNVDNLFMAGRNISNTHVAFGSTRVMATCAVEGQAIGTAAALCKQQGLLPKDFVADRERLRDYQQVLLRDDQTIKNVKNEDPLDLARTATVTASSEVEGSLAANVINGWVRDMEGEWKNRWGGEMGPEGAWLDLSWPAPQRISHVQLCFDSAFYRQLTLTEQFSARKNQVDGVQPELVKDYRVLVKTAPEAEWTVVAEAQNNHQRIRRHDFAAVDAVAVRVHVTGVYEGYARIYEVRCYA, from the coding sequence ATGCAACACTCCGATCCCGTCAATCGTCGCCGCTTTCTGAAATCCCTGGGCGGCGCCAGTGCCGCCAGTCTGGGTTATTCCGTGATGGTCCAGGCGGATGATCTCGTCTCACCGGCGACCGAAGCTGTAATACCGGCAAAGCCCGGCTTTGAGGCTATCGCACCAACCGCGCCCCTGAAAAACCGGATCGTCGGCGAGCTCAACATGACCCTCGTGGAACTGGAGTGCGATCTTCTGGTGGCCGGGGGCGGCATGGCGGGCGTGTGCGCGGCCATCGCCGCGGCGCGGCACGGGTCCAAAGTGATTCTGGTGCAGGATCGCTCGCGCCTCGGCGGCAACGCCAGCAGCGAAGTGCGGATGCACATCGTGGGCGCGGATCACCATGGCAACCGCTCCGGGTGGCGGGAGGGCGGCATCCTGGAAGAGCTGCGCCTCGAAAACGCCATGCGCAATCCGCACCACGCCTGGGAACTCTTCGATTTCATGCTCTATGACAAGGTGATATCCGAGCCGAATATCACCCTGATTCTGGATACCTTCGTTTTTGGCGCGGAGGTTCAGGACGGGCGCATCGTGAGCGCTGCGGCGCGCTCGGATAAGACGGAGCACATTTACCACATCAAGGCGCCCTACTACGCGGACTGCACGGGCGACTGCCGCCTGGGCCTGGAGGCGGGCGCGAAGATTCGCCTGGGCCACGAGAGCCGCGCCGAGTTCAACGAGCCCCTGGCGCCGGAGGTGGGCGGCACCGGCACCCTCGGCAGCAGCATTCTATTTACGGCGAAGGACTACGGCAAGCCCATGGCCTTCACGCCGCCGACCTGGGCGCGGAAGGTGACCAAGGATCACCTGAAGTTTCGCGGCGTGGGTTCGTGGGAGTATGGCTACTGGTGGATCGAGTGGGGCGGACACATTGACGCCATCCGCGACAACGAGCGCATCCGCTTCGAGCTGCTCTCCATCGTGATGGGCGTGTGGGACTACATCAAGAACTCCGGGGACAAGCCCGAGAGCGCAAACTGGGCCATGGACTGGGTGGGGATGATCCCCGGCAAGCGGGCCAGCCGTCACCTGGAAGGGCCCCATATCCTCACGCAACAGGATTGCATGGGCCTGAACCCGCCCTTTGATGACGCGGCGTGCATCGGCGGGTGGCCCTTCGACAACCACCCGCCCACAGGTTTCGACGATCCCGAGATTCCGCCCTATGTCTCCATCAAGATTGCAGAGGTCTACAACATTCCCCTGCGCAGCATGTTCTCCGTAAACGTGGACAACCTCTTCATGGCGGGGCGCAACATCAGCAATACCCACGTGGCTTTTGGGTCCACCCGCGTCATGGCGACCTGCGCGGTGGAGGGCCAGGCCATCGGCACGGCGGCGGCGCTGTGTAAACAGCAGGGCCTGCTGCCCAAGGACTTCGTGGCAGACAGGGAACGGCTGCGCGATTACCAGCAGGTGCTCCTGCGCGACGACCAGACGATTAAGAACGTGAAGAACGAAGACCCCCTGGATCTCGCGCGCACGGCGACGGTTACGGCGTCCTCCGAAGTGGAGGGCAGTCTGGCCGCCAACGTGATCAATGGCTGGGTACGCGACATGGAAGGCGAATGGAAGAATCGCTGGGGCGGTGAAATGGGCCCCGAAGGCGCGTGGCTCGATTTGAGCTGGCCAGCGCCGCAGCGTATCAGCCATGTGCAACTCTGCTTCGACTCCGCGTTCTACCGCCAGCTCACGCTGACGGAGCAGTTCAGTGCACGGAAGAACCAGGTGGACGGCGTACAACCGGAATTGGTGAAGGACTATCGTGTGCTCGTTAAGACCGCGCCCGAGGCTGAGTGGACGGTGGTGGCGGAGGCGCAGAACAACCACCAGCGAATCCGGCGGCATGATTTCGCGGCGGTGGATGCCGTGGCGGTGCGGGTGCATGTCACGGGCGTGTACGAAGGCTATGCGCGGATCTATGAAGTGCGGTGCTACGCATAG
- the dinD gene encoding DNA damage-inducible protein D, protein MKREKIVELHAEFEEIVRRDDDSDIEFWMARDLLPLLGYRTWRNFEPVVEKAVKACEMSGYPAEDHFARVRTMVNIGSGAQRDVDDIMLTRYACYLIAQNGDSTKAPVAFAQTYFAVQTRKQEVIEKRLAEVERLSARKKLTQSERELSGIIFERLRDGQSFARIRSKGDMALFGGNTTNDMKKRLGVSKGRALADFLPAITIKAKDFANEITNFNIKRDDLRTEPKITAEHTKNNKDVRKLLLDRKIVPENLPPSEDLKKIERRLTSEEKKLPKRTESFEPHDEKDAR, encoded by the coding sequence ATGAAACGAGAGAAGATAGTTGAGCTTCATGCCGAGTTCGAGGAAATAGTAAGGCGTGACGACGACTCTGATATCGAATTCTGGATGGCCCGCGATCTTCTCCCCTTGTTGGGTTACCGGACTTGGAGAAACTTTGAGCCGGTGGTCGAAAAAGCGGTAAAAGCCTGTGAGATGTCGGGTTATCCTGCGGAGGACCATTTTGCGCGCGTGCGCACAATGGTGAACATAGGTTCAGGTGCTCAGCGCGATGTGGACGACATCATGTTGACCCGCTATGCCTGCTACCTCATCGCGCAGAATGGCGATTCCACCAAGGCCCCGGTGGCCTTTGCGCAAACCTACTTTGCCGTACAAACGCGCAAACAGGAAGTAATCGAAAAGCGACTGGCCGAAGTCGAGCGCCTCAGCGCGCGGAAGAAACTGACCCAATCCGAACGAGAGCTCTCGGGTATAATATTTGAACGCTTGCGAGACGGGCAGAGCTTCGCGCGCATTCGGAGCAAGGGAGACATGGCGTTATTCGGCGGCAATACGACCAACGATATGAAGAAACGCCTTGGCGTCTCGAAGGGCCGTGCACTGGCGGATTTCTTGCCCGCAATCACCATCAAAGCGAAAGACTTTGCCAACGAAATCACGAATTTCAACATCAAACGCGACGATCTGCGAACCGAGCCGAAGATCACGGCGGAGCATACCAAGAACAACAAAGATGTGCGCAAGTTGCTTCTTGATCGAAAGATTGTGCCGGAGAATCTGCCCCCCTCGGAGGATCTGAAGAAAATAGAACGCCGGTTGACGTCGGAAGAAAAGAAACTTCCGAAACGCACAGAGTCGTTCGAGCCACACGACGAGAAGGATGCTCGCTGA
- a CDS encoding sigma-70 family RNA polymerase sigma factor, whose protein sequence is MPIDDATLLERWTTRRDAEAFNEIVERFADQVYGTCKRILRNDADAEDAAQECFLLLVRAGGGVRSSLGGWLHGAATNLCRDRIRREINRRARESAYSAAVPKATETTWDDIQTHVDAAIDALPGATRDAIVAHFLGRRTHAEIAADLRIGRRAVTYRIQGGLDAIRRDLARKGVTLSAAALGPLFAANASTAPLSLKASLGKLAIAAGTTGSAGTVTTTSLIGSLLIMKTKISIAAIVLALLGVGVYVASTRHEPVVEVPNPQAIAEPTIPTAIAAVPEAEPAPAPVEPTATPADVTGETSELDDLLALSHSVLDDAMRLYPRIEKPEDYASISGSVVDQAGYPVPNATVALTPSSSWGRLPGASDLSRVVSTNADGTYTIDAIDHGGSFWVAASKPGYADVARGESSSAPIDIAAGKSAAGIDFTLSTGPTIEGRLLTAAGEPVSDGLLQTLCLTGPSSGSMIQNISARTDASGYFTMGFDEKSRGMVVALRAQSPLHGAATFPTVSVLDDHAIELRLSAPAIIQGTVKYKTGAPVPGAVLNFYGSKRVDVAQADGVDPWRNPSSAGYFSARCDIKGQYAVTVDAGLDFEADVSTNAMRQTGKRENLAALAPGESRTFNPTVESDMATVQATVVGTPTGKPFEVYVPFTVVAQRDGEDIAYGQHDGPNAVKLLLAGKASTYTFQARYMFNLDVKGDPSKPYDLAPGDHIDIEVNLPDPQRFAVRAVDSAGNPVAGAALHYITTTTGTFDPRILTNDDGRADRILLMPPDCGARIWLEKPGYANAWGTLFEDQSAGTVHPEDVIVFSSGAGFEGVLSDSEDKILSDVVLKITVSNTDGQSWPLQSTTDAEGRFTIVDQAPAEVVDIAISRQDGEGGIWSAEQITLEANAITALGTLKLVEE, encoded by the coding sequence ATGCCAATCGATGACGCCACGCTGCTGGAACGCTGGACCACGCGCCGGGACGCGGAAGCCTTCAACGAGATCGTTGAGCGCTTTGCGGACCAGGTCTATGGCACGTGCAAGCGTATCCTCCGCAACGACGCCGACGCCGAGGATGCGGCACAGGAGTGCTTTCTTCTGCTGGTGCGCGCGGGGGGCGGCGTCCGATCATCGCTGGGCGGCTGGCTCCATGGCGCGGCCACGAATCTTTGCCGGGACCGCATCCGCCGGGAGATCAATCGCCGTGCGCGTGAATCGGCCTACAGCGCTGCCGTGCCGAAGGCGACCGAGACCACGTGGGACGACATCCAGACGCATGTGGACGCGGCGATTGACGCGTTGCCCGGGGCAACGCGCGACGCGATTGTGGCCCACTTTCTCGGGCGGCGCACCCACGCGGAGATCGCCGCCGATCTACGCATCGGTCGGCGCGCGGTCACCTACCGCATCCAGGGCGGCCTCGACGCCATCCGTCGCGATCTTGCGCGGAAGGGCGTCACCCTCTCCGCCGCTGCGCTTGGGCCGCTCTTCGCGGCGAACGCCTCCACCGCACCCCTTTCCTTAAAGGCTTCATTGGGAAAACTCGCCATCGCCGCCGGGACCACCGGTAGCGCTGGCACCGTCACAACCACAAGCCTGATAGGAAGCCTGCTGATCATGAAAACGAAAATCTCCATTGCCGCCATTGTCCTCGCGCTCCTCGGTGTGGGTGTCTATGTGGCTTCCACGCGACATGAGCCCGTTGTAGAGGTGCCAAACCCTCAGGCCATTGCGGAGCCCACAATCCCGACCGCCATCGCAGCGGTGCCCGAAGCCGAGCCCGCACCGGCACCGGTGGAACCGACCGCGACACCGGCCGATGTAACTGGTGAGACTTCGGAGCTGGACGATTTGCTCGCCCTCTCTCACAGTGTGTTGGACGATGCGATGCGGCTTTATCCACGGATAGAAAAGCCCGAGGACTACGCTTCGATATCGGGCTCGGTGGTGGATCAGGCGGGGTATCCCGTTCCCAATGCGACGGTGGCGCTGACCCCATCGAGTTCGTGGGGCCGTCTCCCCGGTGCCAGTGATCTATCCCGCGTCGTAAGCACGAATGCGGACGGAACCTACACAATTGACGCTATCGACCATGGGGGAAGCTTCTGGGTGGCCGCGTCCAAGCCGGGCTATGCGGACGTGGCGCGAGGCGAGTCCTCCAGTGCGCCCATCGACATCGCCGCGGGAAAAAGTGCGGCGGGTATCGACTTCACCCTGTCCACCGGCCCCACGATTGAGGGGCGGCTCTTGACTGCGGCGGGCGAACCGGTGTCCGATGGCCTGTTGCAGACGCTATGCCTGACCGGGCCCAGTAGCGGTTCCATGATCCAGAACATTTCAGCCCGAACTGATGCGTCGGGTTATTTCACGATGGGTTTCGACGAAAAGTCCCGTGGTATGGTCGTGGCTCTGCGTGCCCAGTCGCCGCTCCATGGCGCGGCAACTTTTCCCACCGTGTCGGTGCTGGACGACCATGCCATCGAACTCCGCCTCTCGGCCCCCGCCATCATTCAAGGTACGGTGAAATACAAGACTGGCGCGCCTGTGCCCGGTGCGGTTCTCAACTTCTACGGCAGCAAGCGCGTTGACGTGGCACAGGCGGACGGTGTCGATCCCTGGCGGAATCCGTCGAGTGCGGGTTATTTCAGCGCACGATGCGACATCAAGGGACAGTATGCCGTCACTGTGGACGCGGGGCTGGATTTCGAGGCGGATGTCAGTACCAATGCGATGAGGCAAACCGGAAAGCGCGAGAATCTGGCCGCGTTGGCCCCTGGGGAATCGAGAACTTTCAACCCCACCGTGGAATCGGATATGGCGACCGTACAGGCCACCGTCGTGGGCACGCCTACCGGAAAACCCTTTGAAGTGTATGTGCCTTTCACCGTCGTGGCACAGCGTGACGGCGAGGATATCGCCTACGGCCAGCACGATGGGCCCAATGCGGTGAAGCTCTTGTTGGCGGGCAAGGCCAGCACGTACACGTTTCAAGCGCGCTACATGTTCAATCTGGACGTGAAGGGCGATCCCTCAAAGCCCTATGACCTTGCACCAGGCGACCATATTGATATCGAGGTTAATCTTCCAGATCCTCAGCGTTTCGCCGTGCGCGCCGTTGATTCCGCCGGAAACCCCGTCGCGGGTGCCGCACTGCATTACATCACCACAACGACCGGCACCTTCGATCCCCGAATTCTGACGAATGACGATGGGCGCGCGGACCGTATTTTGCTGATGCCACCCGATTGCGGCGCACGCATCTGGCTCGAAAAGCCGGGCTACGCCAACGCCTGGGGCACACTTTTTGAAGATCAAAGCGCGGGCACCGTCCACCCCGAAGATGTGATCGTGTTTTCCTCCGGCGCGGGCTTTGAGGGGGTCCTTTCCGATTCGGAAGACAAGATCCTTTCGGATGTCGTGCTGAAGATTACCGTCTCCAACACCGACGGGCAGTCCTGGCCGCTCCAATCGACCACGGACGCTGAAGGCCGTTTTACCATCGTCGATCAAGCTCCTGCCGAAGTGGTGGATATCGCAATTTCCCGTCAGGACGGTGAAGGCGGAATCTGGAGCGCCGAACAAATCACGTTGGAGGCCAACGCAATCACCGCGCTGGGAACGCTCAAGCTGGTTGAGGAATAG
- a CDS encoding ABC transporter ATP-binding protein: MSAIVTTNLTKIYKEVGKAAVKSLDGLTLTIEQNEVYGFLGRNGAGKTTTIKILCGLIKPSSGDAAVFGQDVRTPQARRLLGYLPEQPYFYEYLTPRETIDFYGKLQKLSPAERDKQWDKLSELLDLREIAGQRIKGFSKGMRQRIGFAVALVGDPPLLILDEPMSGLDPIGRRMIRDLIMRCRDEKKTIFFSSHVMGDVEQICDRVSILVKGRLTHRGRIDELLAQNIKAVEVIAADLSDAVRAELAGLAESHRRLDEQDIFTFKDQPTANDAVRRIHGQSGRLVEFSPVRESLEDFFLRQQGAAPVKERAV, encoded by the coding sequence GTGAGTGCCATTGTTACCACGAATCTGACGAAGATATACAAGGAAGTCGGCAAGGCGGCCGTGAAGTCGCTGGACGGGCTCACCCTGACGATCGAGCAGAATGAGGTCTACGGATTTCTGGGCCGAAATGGCGCGGGTAAAACCACGACCATCAAGATCCTCTGCGGTCTCATCAAGCCGAGTTCGGGCGACGCGGCGGTCTTTGGTCAAGACGTGCGCACGCCCCAGGCGCGACGCCTGCTGGGCTATCTGCCGGAGCAGCCCTACTTCTACGAGTACCTCACGCCCCGGGAAACCATCGATTTCTATGGGAAATTGCAGAAGCTGAGTCCGGCCGAGCGGGACAAACAATGGGACAAGCTTTCCGAATTGCTGGACCTGCGGGAAATCGCGGGGCAGCGGATCAAGGGCTTTTCCAAGGGCATGCGCCAGCGGATCGGCTTCGCCGTGGCGCTGGTGGGTGACCCGCCCCTGCTGATTCTGGATGAGCCCATGAGCGGGCTGGACCCCATCGGTCGTCGGATGATCCGCGACCTCATCATGCGCTGCCGTGATGAAAAGAAGACGATTTTCTTCAGCTCCCACGTCATGGGCGATGTGGAGCAGATTTGTGATCGGGTCAGCATCCTGGTAAAGGGCCGACTGACCCACCGGGGCCGTATCGACGAGCTTCTGGCGCAGAATATCAAGGCGGTGGAAGTTATTGCGGCGGATCTGAGCGATGCGGTCCGCGCCGAGTTGGCGGGCCTCGCGGAGTCGCACCGGCGTCTGGACGAGCAGGATATTTTTACCTTCAAGGATCAGCCCACGGCCAACGACGCCGTCCGGCGTATTCACGGGCAGTCGGGCCGTCTGGTGGAATTCTCGCCCGTGCGCGAATCGTTGGAAGACTTTTTCCTCAGGCAGCAGGGGGCCGCTCCCGTGAAAGAAAGGGCGGTCTGA
- a CDS encoding Gfo/Idh/MocA family oxidoreductase, with product MKSDSTRRTFLAASAASLAAAPLLASAEGAAPVRCAVVGTGGRGSDLIRKLTDLAEAKLVAICDDYPPHLKYGAKYAGDGVATFENYDAMLAEAKPEAVFVAVPLHLHHEFCIKALDAGAHVYCEKSLCHSLADARDLAARVKAVGAVFQVGLQRRANPVYEQAVAMASSGMIGRITAVKCQWHRNHPWKRDLPIGPEDSRHAALERKLNWRLYDEYSHGLFTELGSHQMDVVNRILGTPPKRVWATGGIDYWRDGREAEDNVFCTYEYALTDPTKSDEPYTVRATWSAILNNAFEGASELIMGTKGSLLITRNKCLLYREGAGVPDAAAGSGNPDGADAVTSGKTLLVSTDPWDFRGEPTEFEIEGDDTRWAVRSFLQHVQTKDVNTICNVDVGVENVATMLMAFESMRSGEAKGYPG from the coding sequence ATGAAGAGTGATTCCACACGCCGCACCTTCCTCGCCGCTTCCGCCGCGTCTCTGGCGGCGGCTCCCTTGCTGGCCTCCGCGGAGGGCGCTGCGCCGGTTCGCTGTGCCGTGGTGGGGACGGGTGGACGCGGATCGGACCTGATCCGGAAGCTTACCGATCTGGCGGAGGCGAAGCTGGTGGCCATTTGCGATGACTACCCGCCGCACCTGAAGTATGGCGCGAAGTATGCCGGGGATGGGGTTGCTACTTTTGAGAATTACGACGCGATGCTGGCGGAGGCGAAGCCGGAGGCGGTTTTTGTGGCGGTGCCGCTGCATCTGCACCATGAATTTTGCATAAAAGCGCTGGACGCGGGGGCGCACGTGTATTGCGAGAAAAGTCTGTGTCATTCGCTGGCCGATGCTCGGGATCTTGCGGCGCGGGTGAAGGCCGTCGGCGCGGTGTTCCAGGTGGGGCTGCAGCGCCGTGCGAATCCGGTCTATGAACAGGCCGTCGCCATGGCGTCGAGCGGGATGATTGGGCGCATCACGGCGGTGAAGTGCCAGTGGCATCGCAACCATCCGTGGAAGCGCGATCTGCCCATCGGCCCGGAAGATTCGCGCCATGCCGCGCTGGAGCGCAAGCTGAACTGGCGACTCTACGACGAATACTCCCATGGCCTCTTCACGGAACTCGGCAGCCACCAGATGGACGTGGTGAACCGAATCCTGGGTACGCCACCGAAGCGGGTATGGGCCACGGGCGGCATCGACTACTGGCGCGATGGCCGCGAGGCGGAAGACAATGTCTTCTGCACCTATGAGTACGCGCTGACCGATCCGACCAAATCAGACGAGCCCTACACCGTGCGCGCCACATGGTCCGCCATCCTGAACAACGCCTTTGAGGGGGCGTCGGAATTGATCATGGGCACCAAGGGCTCGCTGCTCATCACGCGCAACAAGTGTCTGCTCTATCGGGAGGGCGCGGGCGTGCCCGATGCGGCGGCGGGCAGCGGCAACCCCGACGGCGCGGATGCCGTGACCAGTGGCAAGACGCTGCTGGTGAGCACGGATCCGTGGGATTTCCGAGGCGAACCGACTGAATTCGAGATCGAGGGGGACGACACGCGCTGGGCGGTGCGGTCATTTCTACAGCACGTCCAGACGAAGGACGTGAACACGATCTGCAATGTGGACGTGGGCGTGGAGAACGTGGCCACGATGCTCATGGCCTTTGAGTCGATGCGGAGCGGCGAGGCGAAGGGGTATCCGGGGTGA